A DNA window from Streptomyces sp. B21-083 contains the following coding sequences:
- a CDS encoding PH domain-containing protein, translating to METGSPETAGETRGEPHDEPHDEPVWRGLPRDLLRMRRLLLMVWLVPLALGAGLLPGLLAGPAWAAFALLPLGLLLWGWRMLGRNWASWRYAERADDLLISKGVLWREETIVPYGRMQLVEVTSGPVARHFGLASVQLHTAAAASDALIPGLEPAEAERLRDRLTELGQARSAGL from the coding sequence ATGGAGACGGGGAGCCCGGAGACCGCGGGCGAAACGCGAGGCGAACCGCACGACGAACCGCACGACGAGCCGGTGTGGAGGGGGCTGCCGAGGGACCTGCTGCGGATGCGCCGGCTGCTGCTGATGGTCTGGCTGGTGCCGCTGGCGCTCGGTGCCGGGCTGCTGCCCGGCCTGCTCGCCGGGCCCGCCTGGGCGGCCTTCGCGCTGCTGCCGCTCGGCCTGCTGCTGTGGGGCTGGCGGATGCTGGGCCGCAACTGGGCCTCCTGGCGGTACGCCGAGCGCGCCGACGACCTGCTGATCAGCAAGGGCGTCCTGTGGCGCGAGGAGACGATCGTGCCGTATGGGCGGATGCAGCTGGTCGAGGTGACGTCGGGGCCCGTCGCACGGCACTTCGGGCTGGCGAGCGTGCAGCTGCACACGGCCGCCGCCGCGAGCGACGCGCTCATCCCGGGCCTCGAACCGGCCGAGGCGGAACGGCTGCGGGACCGGCTCACCGAGCTCGGCCAGGCCCGATCGGCGGGGCTGTGA